Part of the Ammoniphilus oxalaticus genome, TGTTCCGCTTCTTTTTCCTCGTAGTTCGCCCGATCAAAGAGCTTTGCGTACATATTTGAAGACTGGACATCTTTTACCCGCTCCATCATCGGCTTACGGTTTTCCGCAATCCATTTCACACCTGCTATAATAAAAGGGGACGTGACTAACAAAGTTGTCCACATTCCTTGTCGAACACCTGCTTGTCGAGCTTCAGTTGTAAAATCTTTGAAAAACATCTACGCTTCACTCCTTTCCTCGACCTTTTCTTAGAATGCTCATCGATTTTAGTTTTTAAACAAAAAAAAGAGCGTTCGAGACGCTCTTTTTATTCCAACCGAAACTTTAATTCGGAACCTTATTATTGATGAAAATCAATTTCAATCTTTTTCCCATGCTCCGCCTGCGCTTTTTTTAGACGAACTTCTAACACCCCGTTTTTATACGAAGCCGTCGCGTTTTCTTCCATGACATTCCCAGGCAGACTGACTTCGCGTTGGAATTGTCCGTAAAAACGTTCACTTAAATGGTAATGATGTTCCTGAAGGGCCTCGTTCTCGCGTTGAATGACGCCATGCAGGAATAACTGACCGCCTGACACATGAATGTCCACATCGTCCTGCTTTTGCAGACCGGGAATGTCGCATGTCACAATGAATTCTTCCGTGGTTTCATATAAGTCGATCATTGGACCCATCTGTTGACCCCATTCTGGAAAAGGGTGTATGTAATTGGGTTCATGTTGGCGTAACGAATGATTCGGCTCAAATTGTTGCGGATGCACTCAAAAACCTCCTGACATATCCATCTTGTGTTTCTTTGTATTAGCCTGTCCATCTTCGCTCGGTCTCAAACATGAAAAATATAACCAATTGGCAACAAAAAAAGCTTCCTTGAATAGAGGCAAAGAAGCTCTTTTGAGGCAGACTATTTATTTTTTACGAAACCAAGCTTTTCAAAGCATTTGTGAATAATCGACATGCGGATATAGAGTCCGTTTTGGGCTTGACGAAAATAGGCGGCGCGGCGGTCGAGATCAACCTCTGGGGCAATTTCTCCCGCTCTTGGCAGCGGATGAAGAATGATCGCCTTTTCTTTCATCACGTCCAGAATCGATTGGTCAATCACGTATTTTCCTTGCGCTTTCTCATATTCCTCAAGTGAAGGAAAGCGTTCCTTTTGGATACGCGTCTGATACAACACGTCGGCGTTAGCCGCCACTTGCTCAAGATCGTTCGTCTCCACATAGGCGATTCCTTTTTCCTCTAGATACTTCTTCACGTAAGGAGGAATCAACACGTTTTCTGGAGCGACATAGTAAATCGTCACATTGTTAAAATTGGCCAACAAGTATGAGAGGGAGTGGACCGTGCGTCCATACGTTAAGTCTCCAATCATGCCAATCTTTAGCCCATCAACTTGTCCTAACTCTTTTTCAATCGTGTAAATATCGAGCAGCGCTTGCGTCGGATGCTCTCCCGCCCCATCCCCCGCGTTAATAATCGGAACTGAAGCGACTGCCGCCGCTTTTTCCGCCGCGCCAATATCCGTATGACGCATCACAATCACATCGCTATACCCCGAGACGATCCGAATCGTATCTTCCAATGATTCTCCTTTGATCGCTGATGAAAACTGAGACGCGTTTTCCGTGCCAATGACTTTTCCGCCCAGTCGACTCATCGCCGATTCAAATGACAACCGCGTACGTGTGCTCGGTTCAAAGAAAAGGGTAGTCATCACCTTATTTTTATAGCGATCCGACCCCCCGCTCGCTTCCACCTGCTCCATTTCTTTCGTTAAACTAAAAATATCTTCTAATGATGCTCGATCAAATTGTTTCGCTCCTAAAATATGATATAAATTCATCCGCATCTCTTTCCTTTCATACCGATTATTAACAACCGTAGTTTACCACAAATCGCTGTTGTCATCGACGGCTTATTGGAAAAGCGAAGCAACTGCGGTACAATAATGGACACGATGCATGTAAAAAAGGAGGCGTGACGGAATGACGCTCACGTACAACGGCAATCCCTATGATGATTTGGGTGGAGCCGAACCATTAAAAAAACTAGTCGATGTCTTTTATACGCTTGTTGCCGCTCACCCTGAGCTTGCCCCTATTTTTCCTGATGACTTGACGGAAACGAAAGAAAAACAGTTTAAATTTCTATCTCAATTTCTCGGTGGACCCGACCTATATGCGCGCGAATATGGTCACCCCATGTTACGAGCTCGACACATGCCGTTCCCGATTACGCCCAAAAGCGCCGAGGCCTGGTTAGGTTGCATGGACCAAGCCTTAGCTCAAGTGGGCGTGACGGGGCCAATCAGAGAATTCTTGATGAATCGACTGATGCAAACCGCCTACCATATGGTCAACCGCCCACCGCAAGATTAAGGTTTCTTGCCCTTGATGGGACGAACCAAGTGAAGGAAAGAGCCTGTCGCGGTAACGATTAATTCATTGCGATCATTCACAATCTCGCACGATGCTTGCATAATATTTTGAGCGCGTTGGACGAGTTTGCAGTGCGCAATTAACGTCTTGCCGCGGCCGGGCGAATGGTAATTGACATTCATCGATAAGGTAACAATCTTATCTCGTTTCTCAATCATATCATCTAACATCCAAGCCATCGCCATGTCAGCCAGCATGGCGGTGACCCCGCCGTAAACAATCCGATACGGGTTGAGCGTATCCTTCGTAATTGGCATCATACAGCTAAAATCATACAGACTGTCGATCGGTTCCAACATCATAAAATTCCCCATAAATGGATAGTTGTTATCCGCCATCCGCTGCGACGCTTGAATGGCCTTTTCGACAATTTTCAGCTTGCTATCCGGTAACGATAACATGTGTTCGACCAGTCTTTTTTTCTCAGGAGCCAGGCCAGATAATACATCTTTCGACTCATCTTTATTTTCCACTCGTCCCCAACTCCTTTTTCTGTTATAATAAACACGTTGTTTTTTCCCCCCGTAAGACATAAGGAACGAAGGAGAAACAGTGTTATGAGATGCTTTCGTAGATTCATCTCCGCGGCGTTGTTCGCTTTACTTGCGCTCAACCTAACGCCTGCGGACGCAAAAGAAATCGGTCTATTCATTCAAGAGCAGCCCGTTTCTTTTAACGGCGCCCCTCCATTTATAAAAAATGGAACAACGATGGTACCGCTTCGAACAGTGACCGAATCGTTCGGGCTGAAGCTAGACTGGGATCAGTCAACCCGCTCGATTCAACTCACAGGCGCAAATGTTCATATTAAACTTACCATAGATGAGCCGCGCGGGGAAGTAAATCGTAAACAGATCACCCTGCCGCAGCCGCCAACGATTGTTAGTGATCGTACATACGTGCCCCTTCGCTTCGTTGGAGAACAGCTCAACAAATCCGTGGAGTGGGAACCTGAACAATCGAATATTTTTATTTCAAATAGTCAGTTTGAAAGCGACCAATATTGGTTAGCGAAACTTGTTGAGGCCGAAGCGAGCGGCGAACCTTACCAAGGAAAAGTGGCCGTTGCCGCCGTCGTTATCAATCGCTCTAAATCGCCTTTTTTCCCCAAGTCGATTAAGTCTGTTATCTTTGAACGTCAACAATTCACGCCTGTTCATACAAGACGGATTTACGCGATGCAAGCGAAAACAGACACGGTTAAAGCCGTTTCAGAGGCGTTAAATGGCGTTGACCCG contains:
- a CDS encoding PaaI family thioesterase encodes the protein MENKDESKDVLSGLAPEKKRLVEHMLSLPDSKLKIVEKAIQASQRMADNNYPFMGNFMMLEPIDSLYDFSCMMPITKDTLNPYRIVYGGVTAMLADMAMAWMLDDMIEKRDKIVTLSMNVNYHSPGRGKTLIAHCKLVQRAQNIMQASCEIVNDRNELIVTATGSFLHLVRPIKGKKP
- the pyrB gene encoding aspartate carbamoyltransferase, translating into MNLYHILGAKQFDRASLEDIFSLTKEMEQVEASGGSDRYKNKVMTTLFFEPSTRTRLSFESAMSRLGGKVIGTENASQFSSAIKGESLEDTIRIVSGYSDVIVMRHTDIGAAEKAAAVASVPIINAGDGAGEHPTQALLDIYTIEKELGQVDGLKIGMIGDLTYGRTVHSLSYLLANFNNVTIYYVAPENVLIPPYVKKYLEEKGIAYVETNDLEQVAANADVLYQTRIQKERFPSLEEYEKAQGKYVIDQSILDVMKEKAIILHPLPRAGEIAPEVDLDRRAAYFRQAQNGLYIRMSIIHKCFEKLGFVKNK
- a CDS encoding Hsp20/alpha crystallin family protein; its protein translation is MHPQQFEPNHSLRQHEPNYIHPFPEWGQQMGPMIDLYETTEEFIVTCDIPGLQKQDDVDIHVSGGQLFLHGVIQRENEALQEHHYHLSERFYGQFQREVSLPGNVMEENATASYKNGVLEVRLKKAQAEHGKKIEIDFHQ
- a CDS encoding globin, yielding MTLTYNGNPYDDLGGAEPLKKLVDVFYTLVAAHPELAPIFPDDLTETKEKQFKFLSQFLGGPDLYAREYGHPMLRARHMPFPITPKSAEAWLGCMDQALAQVGVTGPIREFLMNRLMQTAYHMVNRPPQD
- a CDS encoding stalk domain-containing protein, translating into MRCFRRFISAALFALLALNLTPADAKEIGLFIQEQPVSFNGAPPFIKNGTTMVPLRTVTESFGLKLDWDQSTRSIQLTGANVHIKLTIDEPRGEVNRKQITLPQPPTIVSDRTYVPLRFVGEQLNKSVEWEPEQSNIFISNSQFESDQYWLAKLVEAEASGEPYQGKVAVAAVVINRSKSPFFPKSIKSVIFERQQFTPVHTRRIYAMQAKTDTVKAVSEALNGVDPTNGALYFHNPQKSNNRFLAGRSTTSVIGNHRFAR